GAGTCTGGCTCCCAGCATGCTGCCCGTGTCACCTCCTATCTTGATAAGGGAAGGGATAAGGATCAGGATTGCAGGCATAGAAAGCAGGCTGTTTTCTCTTGTGTTAAGTATCTGCCCTACAATGATCCCTATTACGCAGGTAATCGAAAGTACGGGAAGCCCACGCTGGATAATACCACTTACAGTGTAATAGCTGGTCTGGCTCCCTTTTTTTCTCAAAGCATCATCACCAGTTTTGCTGAAAGAAAAAGCATGAACATAGAAACAATATCCCCGATAGTTGCAATTGAAGGAGTAACAACATTATCGGGATCAAAGCCGAACCTGAACATACCTATGGCAAGCAGGACAGCAACAAAAGAAAGGATTACTCCGGAAGTAAGGGCAGAAATCACACAGATCAGGATTAGCTTAAAAGCTCCCGCACTTTCAAAACCCAGGGCAAGGGTAACAAAATGTCCTAAAAACCCGAGCATGATCGCCATAATAAAACCCAGGAGAAGGGACCCTGAAATGTTATTTGTCAGCTCAGGATTGTTTCTGTCTATGTCAGTGATCAGCCCCATATGAATTGCACTGCCCAGCCTGGAACCAAGGGTTGAGGAAATATTCCCACGTAGCCCGAGCAAGCCAGGATAAATAACAATTAATCCGGGAATCATTTCAAGTTCACTGGTCATTCCTGATAAAATGATCCCTGCAATCACCCCTCCTACAGTCGCCATAAGCTCAAAAGGCAGCGCCTCACGTACTATTGAAGAGACACTCGCATACTCGCTGAGATATCTGTCTATATACTGGGATTCGAAGATATCTTCATCCCTGTGCGACTCGGAGGGCATGCGACTGTATTATACGCTGATTATATTAAAATAATGGGGAACTCTCTAAAATCGGGTTTGTGAAAAATTTTTCGATTTCAAGTCTGTACAAAATAATAGAAATAAACTCAACTTTAGTTATTGAAGGTGGCAATTTACCCGATATTACGAAGAAGTCGGATAAATCCCAATCTTATATTTCACCAAATTTTGAAGTTGTTGTCGTTTTTGCCGTCACTTTGTAATCAATAGAGCAGTTCATGGAAAAATTTCTGAATTTCCAATGAGACAAAGTTTTGATGTAATGAAGTTGGGTGGGTTTTTGGGGGACGCGAAGCCTGCAAACAGTGTAACTCGGAGTTATTTACAGGCTTATGGAGGAAAGCAGGGGTAGAGAACAACAAGCCTTCGTGCGATCTCCTTGCCACGGGTCTGTGGGGCTTTCACAAATATAATTTAAAATGAACCAATATCGTGCCGTGCTACTCTCTTTTTTATATAACTGTTTGAATGCGAATGAAAGGATGCTTATATATATAGTTTCTGACCACGGTCTTTAACAATCAACGTTCGGGGAAAAATTGCAGGCCCAAAACGAGTATTGAAGATAGATTGTTTGAGAATTTACACAGAAAACTTATAAGGAGTTAGATAAGAGGGATTTATGGAGTTCAAAAGTATTTCCCGTACCATACGAACTCCATAAAATACACCCTAAAAGGCAGTGATTATGTTAGTTTTGTCTGTATTTAAGCTTGCCTGATCCTGCCTCCTAAGGGAAAAATAACTTAGGAGTTAGATAAATGATTAAGAACAAAATGGAAATAGGAATACTTATTTTGGCAATGCTGGTTGGCATGGTGTTAATACCGGCTGTGAGTGCACAGCAGGAAGACAACTATAGTTGCAAATAAAGTATACTTTCGGAGTTGACATAGTGCTCAAGAAAAGTAAAACTGGAAAAATTTTGATACCTATGTTATTGATACTTTCGTTATTTTTTGGTATTATACTAATTAGTTCCGCAAACGGAGATGATAAACAATTGGATAATTCTAAGTATGATCAACTGCCGGCTTATAGTCTTGATTTTTTTGACGAAATTAAAAAGAATCCACAATATATAAGCAGCAGGGGATCATTTCCCGAAGCACTAGGCGATGATAAAAAAGAAAACCTCTTTTTAGATCCGGTTTATATGTGTTGGAGTAATATAACAGAAGTAGACCAATTTTTTACCGGATTTACTGATTTTGTAATTGGCTTTAATTATGCGAGCGGGGGTTACTTAGTAGTTGAATTGGAGTCTGATTCTTCAGAAAAAGTGAATGAGACAACAATTGATGCAATATATCAGAGAATAGATAGTTACTGTGAACAGGAGGGTGTAAGTGAAGTACCTGTGGTCTTTATGTGGTCGCACATAGACAAAACTCTTCCATTACCTGATTATGGCCCTGAATCTTTTGAAAGGGCTAGAAACGAGACAGGATTCATAACTACTCGAGGAACAATGCCTGTCATCACATATGTGGATGAAAAAGCAGAGTGGATAGACTTACTTGTTAAGTGTAGTCAGCCACTTTCTCGTCCTAATAGTACTACAGGAATTAATCCTTATTTTGTTGAATTCGGTGGTCCTGTGAATGGTTTTGGAACCGATATTAATGGATATTTAATAGTAGGGTTCGAGGCGTCCACCCCAGAAAAAGTAAATGAGTCAGTAATTGATGAAATATATCAAGTAATAGATGAACACTGTGAACAGGACGGCATCCATGACGTACCAGTCGTTTTTATTTTTTCACACACAACAGAAGATTTAGCAGCAGAGGATGGATCAGGAACGGATGAAGAGGTGATTACTGTAACAGATGAAGATGGAAATTATATAGATAACGAATCAAAACAAAAAAATAACGAGAAAAATAATCAAGCGCCAGGTTTTACTTCAATATTGGTCGTCTTAGGGGTTTCATCGTTGCTGATCGCAAAGCGTTTATAGCTATTCCCCATTTTTATTTAATGAGCTCATCCCAAAAACCTGTTTTATCCTAAGTTTGACAGTACCCACTAATTGGTACTGAATATTTCCCTTTTTTTTGGTCCGATTGGACTTGACAGGTTCTATAAATTTATAAAAATTTATTATATATTCTACGTAATCCCACTCATTTTTGCTACAATCAAGCTATTGATCTGGTCAAAATTCGCAAAAATATAGTTTTTGACCCCATTTTTCTTGAAATTGATTGTAAGTGTCAAATTCTTCAAGCTTTTTTTGGTGAATTTCGTAGACCTGCGTTTCAGGTCCTCAAACTCATATCGCCGACCTTCCGCAGAAGTCCACAAAAATGCCACCTATTTTCTCAATATGGCCATGGCTTAAAAATCAACTCGCCATAATAGTGAGAATATTGGACAAATCATCAAATTAATTACCTATTTGTGCACATCTGCGGAAAGTGAGTTGGATTATTGGGAAGCCTGGCCTGCCTGGGCGGTGGATGGAAGTTCAGAAAAAAATAATGTAAGACTTGCATAATCAGATTGATAACACATATTTAAATTGCAGATTAAAATATTAGGACTTACGCACTTGGGATATAAAATCAAGTACCACAGACGTTGAAGCTAAATCCATATTTTGCACAGTTGAAGGTTTAATGCTATTGATTTCCAGTTCAACCACGTAAGTCCTAAATATTTAATTGCTTTTTCGTAAAACAACGTGCTTGAGAGGAAAATTTGTAATTTATATCATTACCCGGATAGAATAAATTACCCTCTATTACTATTTTCTTATCCCGTTTAAATCATCATAACTTAAAACTTCATGATGAACTCGTGAAGCGGTTATGTTTAATTTGAATCCTTCCCAAGAGTGGATCAGGTGGCGAAATATGAGGACTCGTTACAAAATAATTGTATTATTAATAATCATTTCTGCCGTATTGCTGTCTACCTGGTGGCAAGACCAGAAGCAGAGGATGTATGATAGGAGTCTCAGGAGTAGTTATGATTACGATGTGATGTTGACTACAGATTCTACTTTGAACAACGTGACTCTTTACATACCACTTCCAGTTATAAACGACACATCATACGTGGGCATGGATATCATAGAGCATCATTTCAATAACCATGATCCTTCATGGGAATACTCTATAGTGGACACGGAACACGGACTCATGCTTTCTATGAAAAATGAGAAGGGAAAAAGTATAGATCTTAGTACTATGGTATTATCTAACCAAACAATATATACAATAAACCCACTAGGCAATGAAATGGTTCTTATGCCCAAATATAATCTCACGCGAGATGTCAACGCCAGGGGAGCTTATTCACGGACTTCTGAGCAATTTGATTATGACAGCAAGATGTATGCCTATTATGATACCTCTTCGAATGCAAACGTCAGCATTTCCATCTACCTGAACGGACGTAATGAATGGTGGATAGGGGGATGGCAATATAATAGCTATTGGGAAACTATGGAAGTTATGTTGTCTGGATCCCAAGATGGATGGACAACAGTAAGTGGTCAGCTTGTAACAGGAGAAGGAACGTACTATTAATATGAAATGTCGCCTGCTTTTAACGGGCAACTTCCTGATTCATTATCTGTTATACCCAATTAATTCTAATATTTTACTTGCAGAATTTGACCTCTGAGAAAAAGGTCAAAACAGGCTGTCTCAAAAGTAAACTTGATTCTACAATTGGGGTAGAATATTCGACTAAAAGGTTAATTTGTACCTAAAGTTTGGAAAAAAATCTTATTTAAGCTTAAAGTAAACATTGTCCATTATCCAATTGTAGAAATGGCTTGAGTTTTGAGACAGCCTGAAAACAAGACTTTTTTGGAAAATAAAGCTTTTTGGAAATTGATATACTCTATTTTTCAGGTATTCCATGTTTGAATTCAAAAACAACGCTAAATTTTACTTTTTTTGTTCTTTTGTCAATTTGTGCGAAGCCTGCAAACTGTCTAAGGTGGAGTGATTTACAGGCTTGTAGAGGAAAGCAGGGATAGAGAACAACAAGCCTTCGTGCGATCTCCTTGCCACAGGTCTGTGGGGTTTTCACAAATATAATTTAAAATGAATCCATTTCATGCAATTCTCATTTTTATATAATTGTGTGAATGCGAATGGAGGGATGCTCAAATATATAGTTTCTGACCACGGTCTTTAACAATCAACGTTCGGGGGAAAATTGCAGACTCAAAATGAGTATGGAAGATAGATTGTTTGAGAATTTACACAGAAAACTTATAAGGAGTTAGATAAGAGGGATTTATGGAGTTCAAAAGTATTTCCCGTACCATACGAACTCCATAAAATACACCCTAAAAGGCAGTGATTATGTTAGCTTTGTCTGTATTTAAGCTTGCCTGATCCTGCCTCCTAAGGGAAAATAACTTAGGAGTTAAACGAATGAGTAGAAACAAAATTACAATAGGAGTACTTCTTTTGACAATGCTGGTTGGTATGGCGTTGATACCACCAGCAATGGCTTCCACCGAAGAACAGCAAACCAACCTAACTAAAGATCCTGTTCAGTTAAAAATTGAGGCTTTGGAAGCTGAGATGGGTGAAGAAGGAATGAAGGAAGTTGCTGATTATCTGGAGCTACAGGCTTCTTTACCAGATGTTGTGAAACAGATGCCATATAGTGGGCTTGCTTTTGCTGCTACAGATCCTGAAAGTCAAGCCATTAAAATGGGATATATTGATAACTTCGATGTTTCTAAGAAGGAAAAAAAGAGGTACAAAGCTGGACTGCAAGACATATGGGATAGGTATCCGAATAATATCACGACGGATGACTATGCTTTCATGAGTGAGTTGGGTCCAATGATTGAAGAAGAAGCTTTAAAGGAATATCCGGTTGTTGGCGTAAGGTGGTATGCAAATTCTCATCAAGATTTTGCTTACTATGCTTGTGACGGGTCTGCTTATGCAAGTTATGCTGAAGATGCAGCTGATGACCCCGATGTTTCTGGCTTTGAGCTTCCGGGATATCGGTACTATAATCATTACTGGGATGCTTATTGGCATGTAGGAGGCGCACCAGGGTGTTGTGATGCTTATGCAGGTGGTGCGCAAATCTGGGCTGATAATGGACGTATGGCGGACGCACATCACGACTTTGGAATTTCCAGTCACTATTTGTCGGATGCTGGCAATCCGTTCCATTCAAAAGGAGCAGTTGATCAGGTTGGGAATTTCGTTGCGAATCTGTTCACCAGTAATAACCATGATTTGTATGAGCAATACATCTCTAATAATTGGGGTTCAGGAGCTAATTTTGGTAGCTATGTCAGTAGCAATACTCAATCTATTACTGTGACTGATCCAGAACAGGCAGTTAAAGATAACGCTGATTATAGTGCTCAGTATTATGACTATATTTGGGATAAGGTGAATAACCATCCTGACACGTTTGGTTCATATTTCTACGTACAGTACTATACTCTCCTATGTGTCCAAAAAACTGCAAAGTATAACCATGGGTTGTATGATTATATTATGACATAATCTGAAATGGGTTTATATTTAAGAAGATGCCTTCAAAGGCATCTCTTTCTTTACTACTATTTTTCCCTATCATGGACAAGAAACAAGTTATTACCGTGGTTCAGTAAGTTGTCAAATTTATGTTTGATTTAGATCCTTCCCAGGAGTGGATAGGTGATGAAATATGAGGACTCGTTACAAAATAATTGTACTATTACTGATCATTTCTGCTGTGTTGCTGTCTATCTGGTGGCAAGAGCAGAAGGAGAGGATATATGAAAGGAATCACATGAGTAGTTATGATTACCGTGTCGAGTTGACTACGGATTCGACTCTGAGCAATGTTACTCTTTACCTTCCGCTCCCGGTGATAAACAACACATCATCCGTAGGCACAGATATCGTAGAGAATCATTTCAATGACTATGATCGTTCATGGAAATATGCTCTTGTGGATACGGAGCACGGACTAATGCTTTCTATAAATAATGAGAAAATAGAGCCAAAATACGCTACCAGAAGTAGAGATTCAAAGAAGATTCTGCATCCAAGTATATTTAGAACAATCTTATTCACTAACCAGACCATAGATACAATGAACCCGCTGGGCAATGAAATGGTTCTTATGCCCAAATACAATCTCACGCAGAATGTCACCAGAAGGCCTTATCCACCGGCATCTGAGATATTTGATTATGAAAGCAATATGTATGCCCACTATGATACCTCCTCGAATGCAAACGTCAGCATTTCCATTTACCTGCATGGAAGTAATGGATGGTGGATCGGAGGATGGCTGCATAATAGCTACTGGGAAGACACGGAAATTAAGTTGTATGGAGCTCAGGCTGGATGGACAACAGTAAATGGTCAACTTTTTACAGGAGAAGGAACGTACTATTAATATGATACGTCGCCTGTTTTAAGAGGCTTCTTCCTTATTTATTACCTGTTATGCCCTAATCAATCCTAACATTTTACTTGCAGAATGTGACATCTAAGAAAAAGGTCAAATTAACCCTGGTTTGAAAAATAGGGTTTTTTAAAGTTCTTTATGTGTGAATTTTCTGTCTTCCTACAGGTTGAACATCAAAATACCAGTTAATTTGGCTTTTCCGGTTCTTTTATTGGGTCTGTTTCCAAGCTTTGAACCCTAAAAATCATCTAAAGTACCTTACCTAAAGTACCTTATTATGTATGTGTGCTTGATATAGTGCGCATATATTAGTTCCAGAAAAGATGTCTTTTGGAAAGTTGGATTGTCAATCCTATAAAAATGGATTTTGAGGGATTAAACTCCACAACTTCTGAAGTGGTTAATATGAGCAAAATCAATAAGGAAATTGTGATTTTTATTATTTTTCTAACTCTTTTAACGTTTTGGGGGTTATTTGTAAAAACACCGGTAGAGGATACGAAAACACAATATCCTGAATCAAAAGTAGGTGGTATGACTATTCAATTTAAAGATGGAATTTCTGAGTCCGAAGTAAAAGCCATTCTTCAACACTATAACATGACTCGGAACTATAGACTAACATATGACACTAATTATTCCGATATGGATTACTACATAATGGCAGACAAAGATAACTGGAGTGACATCAGAAGCGAACTTGTAACAGAGATGAAAGAGAATAATAAAAAATATTGGACCCTATCTATACCTGCTCAAGTTATGAAAAAAGAAGATTATTACGTTCTTCCGGTCTCTGAACAAGCAGTAAAGGATGAAAAATTTCTTGCAATACTGGACAAATATGATATTAAAGTGGATAAATTTATCTGGTGTAAGATTCGTTTTCTTTATAGTGATGGTCCCCGGACTTATTGGATTCCGGAAGAGGATGCAATAAAAATAAAAAATGAAATGGAACAAAATGAAAATATTTTTTCGGTCCAGCTTAGTTACCTTTTTCCCTAATTTGACAGAATTGTAACTTATTGTCACATATTTGATTTTTTTCCATAATGTATTTCATCATAGACTTTTTGCACAGTAAGGAACACAAATCTTAGTTTTATGTGATCTCCCTGCCACAAGCCTGCAAAGCGTTAAAAAATCAATATCAGGCAAAATTGAAAGGTTATAGAATTTATAATGATAAACGTGTTGCCCGGATATGAAAAGGTAGCATACAGAGAATTGAAGGATTACTCCGGAAGTAAGAGCTGAAATCACACAGATGAGAATGAGCTTAAAGGCCCCCGCACTTTCAAAACCCAGGGCAAGGGTGACAAAATGCCCTAAAAACCCAAGAAAGATAGCCATTAAAAAACCCAGGAGTAAGGACCCTGAAATATTATTTGTCAGCTCAGGGTGTTCCTGTCGATGGAAGTGATAAGCCCCATATGGATTGCACTGCCGAGCCTTGAGCCGAGGGTCGAGGAAATGTTTCCGCGCAGCCCGAGCACGCCTGGATAAATAACAATCAGGCCGGGATCATCTCAAGTTCGCTGGTCATTCCTGAATAAATGATCTCTGCAATAACTCCCCCTACAGTCGCCATAAGCTCAAAAGGCAGCGCCTCACGTACTATTGAAGAGACACTCGCATACTCGCTGAGATATCTGTCTATATACTGAGATTCGAAGATATCTTCATCCCTGTGCGACTCGGAGGGCATGCGACTGTATTATACGCTGATTATATTAAAATAATGGGGAACTCTCTAAAAGAGAGTTAGTGTAAAATTTCTTTATTACATATGGAGACTTTCTTACAATGGATGATTCAGGTTTCATCTTGATCAGGTTTTTCAAAAAAGGCAGGATACTTCTCTCTTTATAGCTTTTTAGGTTCTTAATTCAATAGTTCTTTTTTAAGCGTTAATTGTGCTTTTTATGTGTTTTTTACAATAACCAGGTCTAAATTTAATAATACCCCTTCTAAGAATAGACTTTGATTGCTAATAGTTACTACACTTTAACTATTATAAACATTTGAATATGGGTTGGGGTAACATGTTCCTATATAGTTTCCCTCCAAATAATTAAACAATCAAATATTACGAATTAATTTCAAATTCATAACAAGTGTGAAAAAAGATTGTTCGATGGAATTGCCAGTAAACTTATAAAGAGTTAGATTTCAGAATTATGTCAACAAATCCGATGCACTCTCTGCAAATATTGTGTTCCAACGTAACTGCGTATATTGAGCCATTTTTTCGGGATAAGCTGTTGAGTTTCTTACAAGAGAATAAACTTACAAGAGAATAAACTTACAAGAGAATAAACTTACAAGAGAATAAACTTACAAGAGAATAAACTTACAAGAGAATAAACTTACAAGAGAATAAACTTACAAGAGAATAAACTTACAAGAGAATAAATTCTTCTGCTAACTATTAGTGTCAACATTGCTGTTCATATTAGAGCCTCAATTACCTGCACATTCTTTGTTTCATTGAGATACTAGTACCTATGACTTCTTCTGCCTGCATTGCTAAAACTCTCGTAAAAGTAATAGTATCGTGTGATGATTGGAAAGGGCATTTTGATGTTTATTAGAAGATCGAATCAGGATATGACCATCGTAAAAAATTTAAAATGCTCTTCTGTTTTTACATACCATGTTGCTTATAGAGGGGTGCGCTGGTATAACTTTCTTTTATCTTTTTGAAGGGCTGCCAGACAAGCTGGCAAAGGCACCTTATAGTGTTTAGAAAAAGGTTTGGAAAGACCCCTTCTCAGAAAGAATCTTCGCCTTTACGAGAATTAACAGGATTTCTCTTCATTTTCAAGGGACTTTAATACCTCAAGTTTTTTCTTCGCATCTGCCATATCCGGGTAGGCATGCAGGATTTCGTCAAAAGCCTTTATCGCTTCCCCGTATCTTTCCATCTTTCCGAGGATAACTCCTCTGTAGTTCATGGACTGGACGTCCTGAGGGTCTATCCTTAGCAGTTTTTCGAAGGCTTTCAGGGCTTCTTCATATTCTCCGGT
The Methanosarcina sp. WWM596 DNA segment above includes these coding regions:
- a CDS encoding magnesium transporter, which produces MPSESHRDEDIFESQYIDRYLSEYASVSSIVREALPFELMATVGGVIAGIILSGMTSELEMIPGLIVIYPGLLGLRGNISSTLGSRLGSAIHMGLITDIDRNNPELTNNISGSLLLGFIMAIMLGFLGHFVTLALGFESAGAFKLILICVISALTSGVILSFVAVLLAIGMFRFGFDPDNVVTPSIATIGDIVSMFMLFLSAKLVMML
- a CDS encoding UPF0228 family protein translates to MSKINKEIVIFIIFLTLLTFWGLFVKTPVEDTKTQYPESKVGGMTIQFKDGISESEVKAILQHYNMTRNYRLTYDTNYSDMDYYIMADKDNWSDIRSELVTEMKENNKKYWTLSIPAQVMKKEDYYVLPVSEQAVKDEKFLAILDKYDIKVDKFIWCKIRFLYSDGPRTYWIPEEDAIKIKNEMEQNENIFSVQLSYLFP